From a single Phocoena sinus isolate mPhoSin1 chromosome 1, mPhoSin1.pri, whole genome shotgun sequence genomic region:
- the COL9A2 gene encoding collagen alpha-2(IX) chain, protein MAPAAARRSLLVLLQVLGLAVAQIRGPPGERGPPGPPGPPGPPGVPGSDGIDGDKGPPGKAGPPGPKGEPGKAGPDGPAGKPGIDGLTGAKGEPGPMGIPGVKGQPGLPGPPGLPGPGFAGPPGPAGPVGLPGEMGLTGPKGDPGPEGPAGPPGPPGKPGRPGTIQGLEGSADFLCPTNCPAGVKGPPGLQGVKGHPGKRGHLGDTGRQGKPGPKGDVGASGEQGIPGPPGPQGVRGYPGMAGPKGEMGPQGYKGMVGSIGAAGSPGEEGPQGPPGRAGEKGDVGSQGIRGLQGITGPKGATGPPGIDGKDGTPGTPGTKGSAGQVGRPGNPGHQGLVGVPGQPGTKGGPGDKGEPGRQGFPGVSGSPGKEGEPGPRGEIGPPGIMGQKGDHGERGPVGQPGPQGRQGPKGEQGPPGIPGPQGLPGIKGDKGFPGKTGPRGGVGDPGVAGLPGEKGEKGESGEPGPKGQQGVRGEAGYPGPSGDAGAPGVQGYPGPPGPRGLAGNRGLPGQPGRQGVAGRDASDQHIEDVVLKMLQEQLAEIAVSAKREALGATGMMGLPGPPGPPGYPGKQGPIGHPGPRGIPGIVGAVGQIGNTGPKGKRGEKGDRGEVGRGHPGMPGPPGIPGLPGRSGQAINGKDGDRGVAGAPGEAGRPGLPGPMGLPGFCEPAACLGASAYTSARLTEPGSIKGP, encoded by the exons ATGGCCCCTGCGGCCGCCCGCCGCAGCCTCCTTGTTCTCCTGCAGGTGCTCGGGCTCGCCGTGGCGCAGATC AGAGGTCCACCAGGAGAGCGGGGGCCCCCGGGGCCCCCGGGGCCACCGGGGCCACCGGGAGTGCCTGGATCCGACGGAATCGAC GGTGACAAGGGGCCCCCTGGGAAAGCTGGCCCTCCG GGACCTAAGGGAGAGCCTGGCAAAGCGGGGCCAGATGGGCCAGCCGGCAAGCCCGGGATTGAT GGTCTAACTGGAGCCAAGGGGGAGCCTGGTCCCATGGGGATCCCTGGAGTCAAG GGCCAGCCTGGGCTCCCAGGTCCCCCCGGCCTGCCG GGCCCTGGCTTCGCCGGACCTCCC GGACCAGCCGGACCTGTTGGCCTCCCTGGTGAGATGGGACTCACGGGCCCCAAG GGGGATCCTGGACCAGAGGGACCAGCAGGGCCCCCAGGGCCCCCTGGGAAACCG GGCCGCCCAGGAACCATTCAGGGTCTGGAAGGCAGCGCGGACTTCCTG TGTCCAACCAACTGTCCAGCGGGCGTGAAAGGGCCCCCGGGGCTGCAGGGAGTGAAG gGGCATCCTGGCAAGCGCGGGCATCTGGGAGATACCGGCCGCCAGGGGAAGCCG GGTCCCAAGGGAGATGTGGGTGCCTCTGGAGAGCAAGGCATCCCTGGACCGCCG GGTCCCCAGGGCGTCAGGGGCTACCCGGGCATGGCGGGACCCAAAGGAGAGATG GGTCCTCAAGGGTACAAAGGCATGGTGGGCTCCATCGGCGCCGCCGGGTCACCA GGTGAGGAAGGTCCTCAGGGGCCACCAGGCCGAGCTGGGGAGAAGGGTGACGTG GGCAGCCAAGGTATCCGAGGACTCCAGGGAATAACAGGCCCGAAGGGAGCAACC GGCCCACCAGGCATTGACGGCAAGGACGGGACCCCAGGCACACCTGGCACGAAG GGCAGTGCAGGACAGGTGGGGCGGCCAGGAAACCCGGGCCACCAGGGCCTAGTG GGTGTGCCCGGCCAGCCTGGGACAAAAGGAGGCCCTGGAGACAAG GGTGAGCCAGGCCGGCAAGGCTTCCCAGGAGTCTCTGGTTCCCCCGGGAAGGAG GGAGAGCCAGGGCCTCGAGGAGAAATCGGTCCCCCGGGCATCATGGGGCAGAAG GGTGACCACGGTGAGAGGGGGCCAGTGGGGCAGCCAGGCCCTCAAGGCCGACAA GGCCCCAAGGGGGAACAGGGTCCCCCCGGAATTCCAGGGCCCCAAGGCTTGCCAGGCATCAAGGGAGACAAG GGCTTCCCAGGGAAGACCGGGCCCCGCGGCGGAGTG GGCGATCCGGGGGTGGCTGGCCTCCCAGGAGAGAAAGGCGAGAAG GGCGAGTCTGGCGAGCCGGGGCCCAAGGGACAG CAAGGAGTCCGCGGAGAAGCCGGCTATCCGGGCCCCAGCGGGGATGCAGGCGCCCCGGGGGTGCAGGGCTACCCCGGGCCCCCGGGCCCTCGAGGACTGGCTGGAAACCGAGGGTTGCCCGGACAGCCCGGGAGGCAGGGCGTGGCG GGCCGAGACGCCAGTGACCAGCACATTGAGGATGTGGTGCTGAAGATGCTGCAGG agcAACTAGCAGAGATAGCTGTGAGTGCCAAGCGGGAGGCTCTGGGTGCGACTGGGATGATGGGTCTCCCAGGACCCCCTGGGCCTCCTGGGTACCCAGGCAAACAGGGACCCATTGGGCACCCTGGCCCTCGGGGCATTCCTGGCATCGTGGGAGCCGTGGGTCAGATTGGCAACACCGGGCCCAAGG GAAAACGTGGAGAGAAGGGTGATAGGGGAGAAGTTGGACGAGGGCATCCCGGGATGCCTGGGCCCCCAGGGATCCCAG GACTGCCTGGCCGGTCTGGCCAGGCGATCAATGGCAAAGATGGAGATCGAGGGGTCGCAGGGGCCCCAGGAGAGGCAGGCCGACCTGGCCTGCCAGGCCCCATGGGGCTGCCAGGATTCTGTGAGCCTGCGGCCTGCCTTGGAGCCTCAGCCTACACGTCTGCACGCCTCACAGAGCCTGGATCCATCAAGGGGCCATGA